The proteins below come from a single Halomicroarcula saliterrae genomic window:
- the hemC gene encoding hydroxymethylbilane synthase, with product MTTSAETLRLATRGSDLAMRQAATVRDSLASRRLAVELETVTTTGDELTDELIHRLGKTGAFVHSLDEKVLAGELDAAVHSMKDMPTERPEELVVAGVPERAAAVDVLVTPDGAELDELPEGSVVGTSSLRRKAQLLAERPDLTVEPLRGNVDTRLEKLLAPSLQERHQERHEAEQERKEHVDDDDYEFPYDQDVEAWFNGLAELERRALEREPDTEYDAIVLARAGLDRAGLTHHVGTVELDPEQFVPAPGQGALAITAVDGEVAATINERLDDRRARVETTVERTILAELGGGCVAPIGIYATLAGGVVRTVVRVLSQDGTETIQVSRDLPAERHIDAARELAAELADRGARELIQSARRDSEGADEDAATAREEDE from the coding sequence ATGACTACTTCCGCGGAGACGCTGCGACTCGCGACACGCGGCTCCGACCTCGCCATGCGACAGGCCGCGACGGTTCGGGACAGCCTCGCGAGCCGACGGCTGGCGGTCGAACTCGAAACCGTAACCACGACCGGCGACGAGCTCACCGACGAGCTCATCCACCGGCTGGGCAAGACCGGCGCGTTCGTCCACAGTCTGGACGAGAAGGTGCTGGCCGGCGAACTGGACGCCGCCGTCCACTCGATGAAGGACATGCCGACCGAGCGACCCGAGGAGCTCGTCGTCGCCGGGGTCCCCGAGCGCGCGGCGGCCGTGGACGTGCTCGTGACCCCCGACGGCGCCGAACTCGACGAGCTGCCCGAGGGGAGCGTCGTCGGCACGTCGAGCCTGCGCCGGAAGGCCCAGCTGCTCGCCGAGCGACCCGACCTGACCGTCGAGCCGCTACGGGGCAACGTCGACACCCGTCTGGAGAAGCTGTTGGCGCCGTCGCTGCAGGAACGACACCAGGAGCGCCACGAGGCCGAGCAGGAGCGAAAGGAGCACGTGGACGACGACGACTACGAGTTCCCCTACGACCAGGACGTCGAGGCGTGGTTCAACGGGCTCGCGGAGCTGGAACGGCGCGCCCTCGAACGCGAGCCCGACACCGAGTACGACGCCATCGTGCTGGCGAGGGCCGGGCTGGACCGCGCCGGGCTGACCCACCACGTCGGCACCGTGGAACTCGACCCCGAGCAGTTCGTCCCGGCGCCGGGCCAGGGCGCGCTGGCGATCACTGCCGTCGACGGCGAGGTGGCCGCGACCATCAACGAGCGTCTCGACGACCGCCGGGCCCGCGTCGAGACCACCGTCGAGCGGACTATCCTGGCCGAACTGGGCGGCGGCTGTGTCGCCCCCATCGGCATCTACGCGACGCTCGCGGGCGGCGTGGTCCGCACCGTCGTCCGGGTGCTCTCACAGGACGGCACCGAGACGATACAGGTCTCCCGTGACCTCCCGGCCGAACGCCACATCGACGCGGCCCGGGAGCTCGCCGCGGAGCTGGCCGACCGGGGGGCCCGAGAGCTCATCCAGTCCGCGCGGCGCGACAGCGAGGGCGCCGACGAGGACGCCGCGACGGCCCGGGAGGAAGACGAATGA
- a CDS encoding CDP-2,3-bis-(O-geranylgeranyl)-sn-glycerol synthase, whose product MDIVGVVVTAVWAMLPAYVPNNAAVLAGGGKPIDGGRTMGGRRILGDGKTWRGTVVGTAAGLALAVGLSALAPAVSDLVGVGLPEFPVVAGLGLAFGAMLGDIAASFLKRRTGRERGAAFPGLDQLDFVVGALACVWVLAPEWTAATFTTPVLLAVLVLTPLLHVVTNVVAYLLGLKDEPW is encoded by the coding sequence ATGGACATAGTCGGGGTCGTCGTGACAGCCGTCTGGGCGATGTTGCCCGCGTACGTGCCCAACAACGCGGCCGTGCTGGCTGGTGGCGGAAAACCGATAGACGGCGGTCGGACGATGGGCGGTCGCCGGATTCTCGGCGACGGGAAGACCTGGCGCGGGACCGTCGTCGGGACGGCGGCCGGTCTCGCGCTGGCGGTCGGGCTGTCGGCGCTCGCGCCGGCCGTGAGCGACCTCGTCGGCGTCGGGCTCCCCGAGTTCCCGGTGGTCGCCGGGCTCGGACTGGCCTTCGGCGCGATGCTGGGTGACATCGCGGCCTCCTTCCTCAAACGCCGCACCGGCCGCGAGCGCGGCGCGGCCTTCCCCGGACTGGACCAGCTCGACTTCGTCGTCGGCGCGCTGGCCTGCGTGTGGGTGCTGGCGCCCGAGTGGACCGCGGCGACGTTCACGACGCCGGTACTCCTCGCCGTGCTGGTGTTGACCCCGCTCTTGCACGTCGTGACGAACGTCGTCGCCTACCTGCTCGGGCTGAAAGACGAGCCCTGGTAA
- a CDS encoding proline dehydrogenase family protein, which produces MLPPVASRFVAGESAAAVLEHARRENDRGVGVICNHLGEHYHERAPADADTVAYERLIRDIGASELRACVSVKPSQLGLSVDESVFRENLARVVAAGAEHGVFVWVDMEDHTTVDATLDTFEEYARGPRGAVHHGTSERRGREQGGMGLCLQSNLRRTADDLRRLADCPGKVRLVKGAYDPPAEVAYTEKSQVNEAYREDLEYMFREFDDGIAVGSHDPAMLTRAADLHADYGTPYEVQMLMGVRERAQNDLARTCDVWQYAPYGTSWPAYFRRRLLERKENALFALRAIASG; this is translated from the coding sequence ATGTTGCCGCCAGTCGCGAGCCGGTTCGTGGCCGGGGAATCGGCCGCCGCCGTTCTGGAACACGCCCGACGGGAGAACGACCGCGGCGTCGGCGTCATCTGTAACCACCTCGGTGAACACTACCACGAGCGGGCGCCCGCGGACGCCGACACCGTGGCCTACGAACGGCTCATCCGGGACATCGGGGCGAGCGAGCTCCGGGCGTGTGTCTCGGTCAAGCCCTCCCAGCTCGGCCTGTCCGTCGACGAGTCGGTGTTCCGGGAGAACCTCGCCCGGGTCGTCGCGGCCGGCGCGGAACACGGCGTCTTCGTCTGGGTCGATATGGAAGACCACACGACGGTCGATGCGACGCTCGACACCTTCGAGGAGTACGCGAGAGGGCCGCGGGGTGCTGTCCACCACGGGACCAGCGAGCGGCGGGGCCGCGAGCAGGGCGGGATGGGCCTGTGTCTGCAGTCGAACCTCCGGCGGACGGCCGACGACCTGCGACGGCTGGCCGACTGTCCCGGGAAGGTCCGACTCGTCAAGGGCGCCTACGACCCGCCGGCAGAGGTGGCCTACACCGAGAAATCGCAGGTGAACGAGGCCTATCGCGAGGACCTCGAATACATGTTCCGCGAGTTCGATGACGGCATCGCGGTCGGGAGCCACGACCCGGCGATGTTGACACGCGCGGCGGACCTCCACGCGGACTACGGCACCCCCTACGAGGTCCAGATGCTGATGGGCGTCCGGGAACGGGCCCAGAACGACCTCGCCCGCACGTGTGATGTCTGGCAGTACGCCCCCTACGGCACCTCGTGGCCAGCGTACTTCCGGCGGCGGCTGCTCGAACGCAAGGAGAACGCGCTGTTTGCGCTACGGGCGATAGCGAGCGGGTAG
- a CDS encoding DUF502 domain-containing protein, with protein sequence MATGSSWKRDFASGLIILLPILVTTYVIVYLYSILAGASVLFPSIDRSLLISVGFPEGTATPTAVEFVRVSVAMMLFVLIVFSVGYLMRTAFGDFVEQALDDAMNQVPGLRVVYNASKMAVETAVGGTDELQAPVKLEVWDGMRMTAFKTGQTTDDGRDVLFLPTAPNITTGYVIEVESDQYEETDERVEDALTRILSAGFGDTNDRQQTIPIPGEDD encoded by the coding sequence ATGGCAACAGGTTCGTCGTGGAAGCGGGATTTCGCCAGCGGTCTCATCATCCTGCTGCCGATACTCGTCACGACGTACGTCATCGTCTACCTCTACAGCATCCTCGCCGGCGCGTCCGTCCTGTTCCCCTCTATCGACCGGTCACTGCTGATTTCGGTCGGGTTCCCCGAGGGGACCGCCACGCCGACCGCGGTCGAGTTCGTCCGCGTCTCCGTCGCGATGATGCTTTTCGTCCTCATCGTCTTCTCCGTCGGCTATCTGATGCGGACGGCGTTTGGCGACTTCGTCGAACAGGCTCTCGACGACGCGATGAATCAGGTCCCGGGGTTGCGGGTGGTGTACAACGCCTCGAAGATGGCGGTCGAAACGGCCGTCGGGGGGACCGACGAACTCCAGGCGCCGGTGAAACTCGAAGTGTGGGACGGGATGCGGATGACGGCGTTCAAAACCGGGCAGACGACCGACGACGGCCGCGACGTGCTCTTCTTGCCGACCGCGCCGAACATCACCACGGGCTACGTCATCGAGGTGGAGTCCGACCAGTACGAGGAGACCGACGAGCGCGTCGAGGACGCGCTGACACGCATCCTGTCGGCCGGCTTCGGCGATACGAACGACAGGCAACAGACGATTCCGATACCGGGCGAAGACGACTAG
- a CDS encoding branched-chain amino acid transaminase has protein sequence MSDRPEMFEGVEEIWLDGEFVDFEDAQIHVLTHALHYGTGVFEGVRCYGTEAGPAIFRWEEHLDRFYDSGEVYDIDIPFSKAELTEATEELIRREELNSCYIRPIAFYGYGPLGLNPGKSPVQVALAVWPWGAYLGDEALEDGVDVAVSSWRKYASSQIPTNAKTTGTYVNSVLASQEAKANGYAEAIVLNKEGNVAEGPGENIFLVRDGEIYTTGLAESILDGITRQTAIELAEEMGYTVHDEATISRGELYTADELFFTGTAAEVTPIRSVDDNEIGAGTKGPVTDDIQTAFFDLVESGDREEWFRYL, from the coding sequence ATGAGCGACCGCCCGGAGATGTTCGAGGGGGTCGAGGAAATCTGGCTCGACGGGGAGTTCGTCGACTTCGAGGACGCACAGATTCACGTCCTCACCCACGCGCTCCACTACGGCACCGGCGTTTTCGAGGGCGTCCGATGCTACGGCACCGAGGCGGGGCCGGCCATCTTCCGGTGGGAGGAACATCTCGACCGCTTCTACGACTCCGGCGAGGTGTACGACATCGACATCCCGTTCTCGAAGGCCGAACTCACCGAGGCCACGGAGGAGCTCATCCGCCGGGAGGAGCTGAACTCCTGTTACATCCGTCCCATCGCGTTCTACGGCTACGGGCCGCTGGGGCTGAACCCGGGCAAGTCGCCGGTGCAGGTCGCCCTCGCCGTCTGGCCGTGGGGCGCCTATCTGGGCGACGAGGCGCTCGAAGACGGCGTCGACGTGGCCGTCTCCTCCTGGCGCAAGTACGCCTCCAGCCAGATCCCGACCAACGCCAAGACAACGGGCACCTACGTCAACAGCGTCCTCGCTTCTCAGGAGGCAAAGGCCAACGGCTACGCGGAGGCCATCGTTCTCAACAAGGAGGGCAACGTCGCCGAAGGCCCCGGCGAGAACATCTTCCTCGTCCGCGACGGCGAGATATACACGACGGGGCTCGCCGAGTCCATCCTCGACGGTATCACGCGCCAGACGGCCATCGAACTCGCCGAGGAGATGGGGTACACCGTCCACGACGAGGCGACTATCTCGCGTGGCGAGCTCTACACCGCCGACGAGCTGTTTTTCACCGGGACCGCCGCGGAGGTCACGCCCATCCGGAGCGTCGACGACAACGAGATCGGTGCGGGCACCAAGGGACCGGTCACCGACGACATCCAGACGGCCTTTTTCGACCTCGTGGAGTCGGGCGACCGCGAGGAGTGGTTCCGTTACCTCTAG
- a CDS encoding DUF7282 domain-containing protein codes for METDSRQRGSAYRRISTLLVVVTLALVPLTGLGAAQTAGEAGNQSYVAVQNGECVPITSFTGEESAREFYDYRLPEEFADNPYVNATGEAFGSEGTTELQEPNTSIVFLYTDTQGTNETSDDDTSLVLVHGAEADDSSDGGTATFTITNLPEDGEWEVRDDDYEGATNEDNWNVSETETVVDWLWGEAATDGGAFTGLDNDTNVTIDPAFNEASALANTTNGTNTTSGTVQQWQVLSNETDDVNRTDLELNQSLQLAAGTCGDVAGDAADDNDTATNETATVSFENQTSDGTSVIVQNATVPRGGYVTIHNESLLDGDAVGSVVGVSDYLEAGEYDNLTVDLFDVPGAEFNESELTENQTLIAMPHEETTGDETYDFVSSNGTDDVPYTDNGEAVIDDANVTIGNETTVADDNESGLDTDFDNVLVPAGGNDATQTANNDTTDNDTATNETATVSFDDQTSDGTSVIVQNATVPRGGYVTIHNESLLDGDAVGSVVGVSDYLEAGEYDNLTVDLFDVPGAEFNESELTENQTLIAMPHEETTGDETYDFVSSNGTDDVPYTDNGEAVTDDAEITIGNETDETDGNETDETDGNVTDDTDTETPDEDTPDEETPDDDTPDEETPDEATPEDDTPDEATPN; via the coding sequence ATGGAAACGGATTCCAGACAACGCGGTTCGGCGTATCGTCGCATCAGTACATTACTTGTGGTCGTAACTCTCGCCCTGGTTCCGCTGACCGGGCTCGGAGCCGCGCAGACGGCCGGTGAGGCAGGAAACCAGTCCTACGTCGCCGTACAGAACGGCGAGTGTGTCCCGATAACGTCGTTCACGGGCGAGGAGTCCGCGCGCGAGTTCTACGACTACCGGCTCCCCGAAGAGTTCGCTGACAACCCGTACGTCAACGCGACGGGCGAGGCGTTCGGCTCGGAGGGGACGACGGAGCTCCAGGAGCCCAACACGAGCATCGTCTTCCTGTACACTGACACCCAGGGGACGAACGAGACCAGCGACGACGACACGAGTCTCGTGCTCGTCCACGGCGCGGAGGCCGACGACTCCTCCGACGGTGGCACGGCCACGTTCACCATCACGAACCTGCCCGAAGACGGCGAGTGGGAGGTCCGTGACGACGACTACGAGGGCGCCACGAACGAGGACAACTGGAACGTCAGCGAGACCGAGACTGTCGTCGACTGGCTGTGGGGCGAGGCCGCGACGGACGGCGGCGCCTTCACCGGCCTCGACAACGACACGAACGTGACCATCGACCCGGCGTTCAACGAGGCGTCGGCGCTCGCTAACACCACCAACGGAACCAACACCACCAGCGGCACTGTCCAGCAGTGGCAGGTGCTCTCGAACGAGACGGACGACGTCAACCGGACCGACCTCGAACTGAACCAGTCCCTGCAGCTAGCGGCCGGCACCTGCGGGGATGTCGCCGGTGACGCGGCCGACGACAACGACACTGCGACGAACGAGACCGCGACGGTCTCCTTCGAGAACCAGACGTCCGACGGCACGAGCGTCATCGTCCAGAACGCGACGGTGCCGCGTGGCGGCTACGTCACCATCCACAACGAGAGCCTGCTCGACGGCGACGCGGTCGGCAGCGTCGTCGGCGTCAGCGACTACCTCGAAGCGGGCGAGTACGACAACCTCACCGTCGACCTGTTCGACGTGCCGGGAGCCGAGTTCAACGAGTCGGAGCTGACGGAGAACCAGACGCTCATCGCGATGCCCCACGAGGAGACGACCGGCGACGAGACCTACGACTTCGTCAGCAGTAACGGCACCGACGACGTCCCGTACACCGACAACGGCGAAGCGGTGATTGACGACGCCAACGTCACCATCGGTAACGAGACGACCGTGGCCGACGATAACGAGTCGGGCCTCGACACCGACTTCGATAACGTGCTGGTGCCGGCGGGGGGCAACGACGCTACCCAGACTGCGAACAACGACACGACCGACAACGACACTGCGACGAACGAGACCGCGACGGTCTCCTTCGATGACCAGACGTCCGACGGCACGAGCGTCATCGTCCAGAACGCGACGGTGCCGCGTGGCGGCTACGTCACCATCCACAACGAGAGCCTGCTCGACGGCGACGCGGTCGGCAGTGTCGTCGGCGTCAGTGACTACCTCGAAGCCGGTGAGTACGACAATCTCACCGTCGACCTGTTCGACGTGCCGGGGGCCGAGTTCAACGAGTCGGAGCTGACGGAGAACCAGACGCTCATCGCGATGCCCCACGAGGAGACGACCGGCGACGAGACCTACGACTTCGTCAGCAGTAACGGCACCGACGACGTCCCGTACACCGACAACGGCGAAGCGGTGACCGACGACGCCGAAATCACGATCGGTAACGAGACTGACGAGACGGACGGTAACGAGACGGACGAGACGGACGGTAACGTCACGGACGATACCGACACCGAAACGCCGGACGAAGATACGCCGGACGAGGAGACGCCGGACGATGACACGCCGGACGAGGAGACGCCGGACGAGGCGACGCCGGAAGACGACACGCCGGACGAGGCGACGCCCAACTGA